From a region of the Streptomyces sp. NBC_00193 genome:
- a CDS encoding DUF2079 domain-containing protein, which produces MRAPTGSTAALPPQQTGIEEREAPTPSAESRPEADWWIWVMAGALFFAYMALSLRIHERLLSRSFDLGIFVQVVRSYASGHLPVSEVKGPDFPVLGDHFSPILALLAPLYWLWPSVKVLLVAQAALVAGSVLPLAFWARRTLGSAAAAVIGTCYGVSWGIASGVASDFHEWAFALPLLTLSLTALGSGRLRAAAYWALPLLLVKEDLGLTVAAIGLVIAWRGGRGGRRLGLLTAAAGVAGTGLALLVLASFHPGGFDGYLVSHNPGGGAGGSGGALVGETQGGMLELLHQLTLGLITPQEKVTTLVLILAPTLFLAVRSPLVLIALPSVLWRLASNYPPHWGTGYHYSLLVMPVVFVAFVDALQRRGASGRSLYRYLAGSAAVTLLLLPHYPLWQLTQPETWVKDPRIAVAHSVMDEIPDDATVQASHYLVPHLADRTSVSLYGWGDSRPNPEWIMVDTQVQPHLRWPMSVIQEQISLDEARGRGYHTVDDRDGFVLLSRTG; this is translated from the coding sequence ATGCGAGCACCCACCGGCAGTACCGCCGCTCTCCCACCCCAGCAGACGGGCATCGAGGAGCGGGAGGCGCCGACGCCGTCCGCGGAAAGCCGCCCCGAAGCCGACTGGTGGATCTGGGTCATGGCAGGGGCGCTGTTCTTCGCCTACATGGCCCTGTCCCTGCGGATCCACGAACGCCTGCTCTCCCGCAGCTTCGATCTGGGGATCTTCGTCCAGGTCGTGCGTTCCTACGCGTCCGGGCACCTGCCCGTCTCCGAGGTCAAGGGGCCCGACTTCCCGGTCCTGGGAGACCACTTCTCCCCGATCCTGGCCCTGCTGGCACCGCTGTACTGGCTGTGGCCGTCGGTGAAGGTGCTGCTCGTGGCGCAGGCCGCGCTGGTCGCCGGGAGCGTGCTGCCGCTGGCCTTCTGGGCCCGCCGCACGCTGGGCTCCGCGGCCGCCGCGGTCATCGGCACCTGCTACGGGGTCTCCTGGGGCATCGCGAGCGGGGTCGCCTCCGACTTCCACGAGTGGGCCTTCGCCCTTCCGCTGCTCACCCTCTCCCTGACGGCCCTCGGCAGCGGTCGGCTGCGCGCCGCCGCGTACTGGGCGCTGCCGCTCCTGCTGGTGAAGGAGGACCTCGGTCTCACGGTGGCCGCGATCGGCCTGGTCATCGCCTGGCGGGGCGGGCGCGGCGGGCGCAGGCTGGGGCTCCTCACGGCGGCGGCCGGCGTGGCCGGGACCGGGCTGGCCCTGCTGGTGCTGGCCTCCTTCCATCCGGGCGGGTTCGACGGCTATCTCGTCTCCCACAACCCCGGTGGCGGCGCGGGCGGCTCGGGCGGCGCGCTGGTGGGGGAAACGCAGGGCGGCATGCTGGAGCTCCTCCACCAGCTGACGCTCGGTCTGATCACCCCGCAGGAGAAGGTCACCACCCTCGTCCTCATCCTGGCCCCCACCCTCTTCCTGGCCGTGCGCTCGCCCCTCGTGCTGATCGCGCTGCCGTCCGTGCTGTGGCGCCTCGCCTCGAACTACCCGCCCCACTGGGGCACCGGCTACCACTACTCGCTGCTGGTCATGCCGGTCGTCTTCGTGGCCTTCGTCGACGCCCTGCAGCGGCGCGGGGCGAGCGGCCGCAGCCTGTACCGCTACCTGGCGGGCTCCGCGGCGGTCACCTTGCTGCTGCTGCCGCACTATCCGCTCTGGCAGCTGACGCAGCCGGAGACCTGGGTGAAGGATCCCCGCATCGCGGTGGCCCACAGCGTGATGGACGAGATCCCGGACGACGCCACGGTCCAGGCGTCGCACTACCTCGTGCCCCACCTCGCCGACCGCACCAGCGTCAGCCTCTACGGATGGGGGGACAGCCGCCCCAATCCCGAGTGGATCATGGTCGACACCCAGGTGCAGCCGCATCTGCGGTGGCCGATGTCGGTCATCCAGGAGCAGATCTCCCTGGACGAGGCCCGGGGCCGGGGGTACCACACGGTGGACGACAGGGACGGCTTCGTCCTGCTGAGCCGCACGGGATAG
- a CDS encoding alkyl hydroperoxide reductase — protein MSLDSLKSAVPDFAKDLKLNLGSVIGNQDTLTQQQLWGTVLSCAIAARSPRVLRELEPEAKAALSPEAYTAAKAAAAIMAMNNVFYRTRHLLSDPEYGTLRAGLRMNVIGNPGVEKVDFELWSLAVSAVNGCGQCLDSHEQVLRKAGVDRETVQEAFKIASVIQAVAVTLDSEAALAGE, from the coding sequence ATGTCCCTCGACTCCCTCAAGTCCGCCGTACCGGACTTCGCCAAGGACCTGAAGCTGAACCTCGGCTCGGTCATCGGCAATCAGGACACCCTGACGCAGCAGCAGCTGTGGGGCACGGTCCTGTCCTGCGCCATCGCCGCCCGTTCCCCGCGCGTCCTGCGCGAGCTGGAGCCGGAGGCCAAGGCGGCCCTGTCGCCCGAGGCGTACACCGCCGCCAAGGCGGCCGCCGCCATCATGGCGATGAACAACGTCTTCTACCGCACCCGCCACCTGCTCTCCGACCCGGAGTACGGCACCCTGCGCGCGGGCCTGCGGATGAACGTCATCGGCAACCCCGGCGTGGAGAAGGTCGACTTCGAGCTGTGGTCGCTCGCCGTCTCCGCGGTCAACGGCTGCGGCCAGTGCCTGGACTCGCACGAGCAGGTCCTGCGCAAGGCCGGCGTGGACCGCGAGACGGTCCAGGAGGCCTTCAAGATCGCCTCGGTGATCCAGGCCGTCGCCGTCACCCTCGACTCCGAGGCCGCGCTCGCGGGCGAGTGA
- a CDS encoding ABC transporter ATP-binding protein, translated as MIPAGTLLSATDLRKTYGTTHALDGAEFSIHAGEVVAIMGPSGSGKSTLLHCLAGIVTPDAGTITYAGRELSAMNDAERSALRRGEFGFVFQFGQLVPELTCVENVALPLRLTGVKRKQAERTALEWMERLQVDDLGGKRPGEVSGGQGQRVAVARSLVTNPRLIFADEPTGALDSLNGELVMQLLTEAARSTNAAVVLVTHETRVAAYSDREIVVRDGKSRDMERAV; from the coding sequence ATGATCCCGGCCGGCACGCTCCTCAGCGCCACGGACCTCCGCAAGACCTACGGCACCACCCACGCCCTCGACGGCGCCGAATTCTCCATCCACGCCGGCGAGGTCGTCGCCATCATGGGCCCCTCCGGGTCCGGCAAGTCGACCCTGCTGCACTGCCTCGCCGGAATCGTCACCCCCGACGCGGGCACCATCACCTACGCCGGACGCGAGCTCTCCGCCATGAACGACGCCGAGCGCAGCGCCCTGCGCCGCGGCGAGTTCGGCTTCGTCTTCCAGTTCGGCCAGCTCGTCCCCGAGCTCACCTGCGTCGAGAACGTCGCCCTGCCGCTCCGCCTCACCGGCGTGAAGCGCAAGCAGGCCGAACGGACCGCCCTGGAATGGATGGAGCGGCTCCAGGTCGACGACCTCGGCGGCAAGCGACCCGGCGAGGTCTCCGGCGGCCAGGGCCAGCGCGTCGCCGTCGCCCGCTCCCTCGTCACCAACCCCCGGCTGATCTTCGCCGACGAGCCCACCGGCGCCCTCGACTCCCTCAACGGCGAGCTCGTCATGCAGCTGCTCACCGAGGCCGCCCGGTCCACGAACGCCGCCGTCGTCCTCGTCACGCACGAGACCCGCGTGGCCGCGTACTCCGACCGCGAGATCGTCGTGCGCGACGGCAAGTCCCGCGACATGGAGCGCGCGGTATGA
- a CDS encoding PadR family transcriptional regulator yields the protein MSISHALLGLLEAGPRHGYDLKRTFDERFGHDKPLAYGQVYSTMSRLLKNGLVEVDGVESGGGPERKRYAITDAGITDVEGWLAQPEKPEPYLQSTLYTKVVLALLTGRSAQELLDTQRAEHLRLMRILTQRKRKGDLADQLVCDHALFHLEADLRWLELTAARLDQLAQEIQR from the coding sequence ATGTCCATCAGTCACGCACTCCTCGGCCTCTTGGAGGCCGGCCCCCGTCACGGCTACGACCTCAAGCGGACCTTCGACGAGAGATTCGGCCACGACAAGCCCCTCGCCTACGGCCAGGTCTACTCGACCATGTCCCGGCTGCTGAAGAACGGTCTGGTCGAGGTCGACGGGGTGGAGAGCGGCGGCGGCCCCGAGCGGAAGCGCTACGCGATCACCGACGCCGGGATAACGGACGTCGAGGGCTGGCTCGCCCAGCCCGAGAAGCCGGAGCCGTACCTCCAGTCGACCCTCTACACGAAGGTCGTGCTCGCCCTCCTGACCGGCCGCAGCGCCCAGGAGCTGCTGGACACCCAGCGCGCCGAGCACCTGCGCCTGATGCGCATCCTCACGCAGCGCAAGCGCAAGGGGGATCTCGCCGACCAGCTGGTCTGCGACCACGCCCTGTTCCACCTCGAAGCGGACCTGCGCTGGCTCGAACTCACCGCCGCCCGTCTCGACCAGCTCGCCCAGGAGATACAGCGATGA
- a CDS encoding peroxiredoxin produces MLTVGDQFPTYDLTACVSLEAGAEFAQIDHKTYEGKWKIMFSWPLDFTFVCPTEIAAFGKLNEEFADRDAQILGFSLDSEYVHHAWRKDHADLRDLPFPMMSDIKRELCADLGILGTDGLPMRAVFIVDPNNEIQFSMVTAGSVGRNPKEVLRVLDALQTDELCPCNWNKGDSTIDAGALLAGE; encoded by the coding sequence GTGCTCACTGTCGGCGACCAGTTCCCCACCTACGACCTGACCGCCTGTGTCTCGCTGGAGGCCGGAGCCGAGTTCGCGCAGATCGACCACAAGACCTACGAGGGCAAGTGGAAGATCATGTTCTCCTGGCCGCTCGACTTCACCTTCGTGTGCCCGACGGAGATCGCCGCCTTCGGCAAGCTGAACGAGGAGTTCGCCGATCGTGACGCCCAGATCCTCGGCTTCTCGCTCGACTCCGAGTACGTCCACCACGCCTGGCGCAAGGACCACGCCGACCTGCGCGACCTGCCCTTCCCGATGATGTCCGACATCAAGCGCGAGCTCTGCGCCGACCTCGGCATCCTCGGTACGGACGGTCTCCCGATGCGCGCCGTCTTCATCGTGGACCCGAACAACGAGATCCAGTTCTCCATGGTGACCGCCGGTTCCGTCGGCCGGAACCCCAAGGAGGTCCTGCGGGTGCTCGACGCCCTGCAGACCGACGAGCTGTGCCCCTGCAACTGGAACAAGGGCGACAGCACCATCGATGCCGGCGCGCTGCTGGCCGGTGAGTGA
- a CDS encoding hydrogen peroxide-inducible genes activator, whose product MAVVHMGPRGSKQATLAQLRAFAAVAEQLHFRDAAAAIGMSQPALSGSVSALEGALGVRLLERTTRKVLLTPAGERIAGRARAVLDAMDGLLEEAEAVRAPFTGALRFGVIPTVAPYLLPTVLGLFHRRYPRLDLQVHEEQTASLLEGLAGGRLDLLLLAVPLGVPGVTELPLFDEDFVLLAPRDHPLAGRKDIPREELRGLRLLLLDEGHCLRDQALDICHDAGRTAGADVTTTAAGLSTLVQLVAGGLGVTLLPRTALRLETARNEHLATGYFAEPAPSRRIALAMRTGTAREEEFRAVADALREAVRPLPVWLTD is encoded by the coding sequence ATGGCTGTGGTTCACATGGGTCCCAGGGGGTCGAAACAGGCGACGCTCGCGCAGCTGCGGGCCTTCGCCGCCGTCGCCGAGCAGCTCCACTTCCGGGACGCGGCCGCCGCGATCGGGATGAGCCAGCCCGCGCTCTCCGGATCCGTGTCCGCGCTGGAAGGGGCGCTCGGGGTACGGCTGCTGGAGCGGACCACGCGCAAGGTGCTGCTCACGCCCGCCGGGGAGCGGATCGCGGGCCGCGCGCGGGCCGTGCTCGACGCGATGGACGGGCTGCTGGAGGAGGCCGAGGCGGTACGGGCCCCCTTCACCGGGGCGCTGCGCTTCGGGGTGATCCCCACCGTGGCCCCGTACCTGCTGCCGACCGTGCTCGGACTCTTCCACCGGCGCTACCCCCGGCTCGACCTCCAGGTGCACGAGGAGCAGACGGCCTCGCTGCTGGAAGGGCTGGCCGGCGGGCGGCTCGACCTGCTGCTGCTCGCCGTACCGCTCGGGGTGCCGGGGGTCACCGAACTGCCGCTCTTCGACGAGGACTTCGTCCTGCTCGCGCCGCGCGATCACCCGCTCGCCGGCCGCAAGGACATCCCGCGCGAGGAACTGCGCGGGCTGCGGCTGCTCCTGCTCGACGAGGGGCACTGCCTGCGCGACCAGGCCCTCGACATCTGCCACGACGCGGGACGCACCGCCGGGGCGGACGTCACCACGACCGCCGCCGGGCTGTCCACCCTCGTCCAACTGGTCGCCGGCGGGCTCGGCGTCACGCTGCTGCCGCGCACCGCGCTGCGCCTGGAGACCGCCCGCAACGAGCACCTGGCCACCGGCTACTTCGCGGAACCGGCGCCCTCGCGGCGGATCGCGCTGGCCATGCGGACGGGAACGGCCCGCGAGGAGGAGTTCCGCGCCGTCGCCGACGCACTGCGCGAAGCCGTACGCCCGCTCCCCGTCTGGCTGACGGACTAG
- a CDS encoding ABC transporter permease, producing MSHGNHSKHGSPAGPGSPGHQGALSVWLRDLGLGARFAFGGGRQGWTRTLLTGLGVGLGVALLLVTSAVPSALAARDARGAARQTYTSPTAEQPGRDTLLITDVNQTYRAYGVDGRLVQPEGPDAPLPPGVKKFPGAGELVVSPALDRLMKTGEGKLLRDRLDEKIVGTIGDAGLVGPGDLYFYAGSDRLTELRKEAPNYIQRVTAFENTREKEPLDPVLTLLVVLTFVALLMPVAVFIGAAVRFGGDRRDRRLAALRLVGADGRMVRRIAAGEAAAGSLIGLALGTGFFLAARQLAPAMDLYQRSVFPSDLNPTPWLAALIALAVPAAAVAVTLFALRGVVIEPLGVVRTTTPAKRRIWWRLLLPLGGLGLLAPLIGKGNDSGQFNQWQVSGGVVLLLVGITVLLPWVLERVVGRIGGAGPVSWQLAARRLQLTSGSSARLVNGIAVAVAGAIALQMLFASTEDSYTRETGHDPSRASISVMQRTRSGGEAVAQALAGTKGVTQAVAESSANAGRSPDMSYEDTSISVTTGTCAALKEFAELPSCKDGDAFVITGGGEPRGMTGDTAKPGEKLFVGNIFKENEDDGTKAVAWTLPADARTVKARKGPMGNMLSGLLVTPAAAPKGMGNYQSSQVYVKLDPNVPDALELARNAAFKADPLSVPMTIQATEVNDRFASIRTGLFVGAALVLMLIGASLLVSQLEQLRERKKLLSALVAFGTKRSTLSLSVLWQTAIPIGLGLALATVVGLALGVVLLQMTGSTIAVSWTAVLGMVGIGAGVAVLVTVLSLPPLLRLMRPDGLRTE from the coding sequence ATGAGTCACGGGAACCACAGCAAGCACGGCAGCCCCGCCGGACCCGGTAGCCCGGGCCATCAGGGCGCGCTCTCCGTCTGGCTCCGCGACCTCGGCCTCGGCGCCCGCTTCGCCTTCGGCGGCGGCCGCCAGGGCTGGACCCGCACCCTCCTCACCGGCCTGGGCGTCGGCCTCGGCGTCGCCCTGCTGCTCGTCACCAGCGCGGTCCCCAGCGCCCTGGCCGCCCGCGACGCGCGCGGCGCCGCACGCCAGACGTACACCTCGCCCACCGCCGAGCAGCCCGGGCGCGACACGCTGCTGATCACCGACGTGAACCAGACGTACCGCGCCTACGGGGTCGACGGCCGGCTCGTGCAGCCCGAGGGCCCGGACGCCCCGCTGCCCCCGGGCGTGAAGAAGTTCCCCGGCGCCGGCGAACTGGTCGTCTCCCCCGCCCTCGACAGGCTGATGAAGACCGGCGAGGGCAAGCTGCTGCGCGACCGCCTCGACGAGAAGATCGTCGGGACCATCGGCGACGCGGGCCTCGTGGGCCCCGGCGACCTCTACTTCTACGCGGGCAGCGACCGGCTCACCGAGCTCCGCAAGGAAGCGCCCAACTACATCCAGCGGGTCACCGCCTTCGAGAACACCCGGGAGAAGGAGCCCCTCGACCCGGTCCTCACCCTCCTCGTGGTGCTCACCTTCGTCGCCCTGCTGATGCCGGTCGCCGTGTTCATCGGCGCCGCCGTCCGCTTCGGCGGCGACCGCCGCGACCGCCGGCTCGCCGCCCTGCGCCTGGTCGGCGCCGACGGCCGGATGGTCCGCCGGATCGCCGCAGGCGAGGCCGCCGCCGGATCGCTGATCGGCCTGGCCCTGGGCACCGGCTTCTTCCTGGCCGCCCGCCAACTGGCCCCGGCCATGGACCTCTACCAGCGCAGCGTCTTCCCCTCCGACCTCAACCCGACGCCCTGGCTGGCCGCGCTCATCGCCCTGGCCGTACCGGCCGCGGCCGTCGCCGTGACCCTGTTCGCCCTGCGCGGCGTGGTCATCGAGCCGCTCGGCGTGGTCCGTACGACGACCCCGGCCAAGCGCCGGATCTGGTGGCGGCTGCTGCTCCCCCTGGGCGGACTCGGCCTGCTGGCCCCGCTGATCGGCAAGGGCAACGACAGCGGGCAGTTCAACCAGTGGCAGGTCTCGGGCGGCGTGGTCCTGCTCCTCGTCGGCATCACCGTCCTGCTCCCCTGGGTACTGGAACGGGTCGTCGGCCGGATCGGCGGCGCGGGCCCGGTCTCCTGGCAGCTGGCCGCCCGCCGGCTCCAGCTCACCAGCGGCAGCTCCGCGCGGCTGGTCAACGGGATCGCCGTCGCGGTCGCCGGAGCCATCGCCCTTCAGATGCTCTTCGCCTCCACCGAGGACTCGTACACCCGCGAGACGGGCCACGACCCCTCGCGGGCCTCGATCTCCGTCATGCAGCGCACCCGCAGCGGGGGCGAGGCCGTCGCCCAGGCCCTGGCCGGGACCAAGGGCGTCACCCAGGCCGTCGCGGAGTCCTCGGCCAATGCCGGGCGCAGCCCGGACATGTCCTACGAGGACACGTCGATCTCGGTGACGACCGGCACCTGCGCCGCCCTCAAGGAGTTCGCGGAGCTGCCCTCCTGCAAGGACGGCGACGCCTTCGTCATCACGGGCGGCGGCGAACCGCGCGGCATGACCGGCGACACCGCGAAGCCGGGCGAGAAGCTGTTCGTGGGGAACATCTTCAAAGAGAACGAAGACGACGGTACGAAGGCGGTCGCCTGGACCCTGCCCGCCGACGCCCGCACCGTCAAGGCCCGCAAGGGCCCCATGGGCAACATGCTGAGCGGACTGCTGGTCACCCCGGCCGCCGCCCCGAAGGGCATGGGCAACTACCAGTCCTCCCAGGTGTACGTGAAGCTGGACCCGAACGTGCCCGACGCGTTGGAGCTGGCCCGCAACGCCGCCTTCAAGGCGGACCCGCTGTCGGTCCCCATGACGATCCAGGCCACCGAGGTCAACGACCGCTTCGCCTCCATCCGGACCGGTCTGTTCGTGGGCGCCGCCCTCGTGCTGATGCTGATCGGCGCCAGCCTGCTGGTCTCCCAGCTGGAGCAGCTGCGCGAGCGCAAGAAGCTGCTGTCGGCGCTGGTCGCCTTCGGCACCAAGCGCTCCACGCTCAGCCTCTCGGTGCTGTGGCAGACCGCCATCCCGATCGGCCTGGGCCTGGCCCTGGCCACGGTGGTCGGGCTCGCGCTCGGCGTGGTGCTGCTGCAGATGACGGGCTCCACGATCGCGGTCAGCTGGACCGCGGTCCTGGGGATGGTCGGCATCGGCGCGGGCGTGGCCGTCCTGGTGACCGTGCTCAGCCTGCCGCCGCTGCTGCGCCTGATGCGCCCGGACGGGCTGCGCACGGAGTAA